The nucleotide window TTTTAAGCTGGTCAAAGCGATGGGTTTGAAAGAAACCGGTATTTTGACTTCCTCATCGGATTATCATATTTTTTTGAAGCTGAAAAAAAACCGTCGGCAGGTGCTGGAAGATTATCTGGCGGTGGTGGATGCGGCGCTAGAAGAGGGCGTGCAGCCGCGCTGTCATTTTGAGGATATTACCCGCGCGGATTTTGTCGGCTTTGTCCTGCCTTTCGCGCAGGCGCTCATGGAGCGTAGCCGGCAGGCCAAAATTCCGATCAAGATCCGCGCCTGCGACACGCTGGGTCTGGGGCTGCCGTACCCCAATGCGCCGCTGCCGCGCAGTGTGCCTAAGATCTTTCACGCCCTGCGTCAGGAGGCCGGCGTGCCTGCCGAATTGCTGGAGTGGCACGGCCACAATGATTTTCACAAAGTGCTTATCAATGCGACGACGGCCTGGCTGTACGGCTGCGCGGCGGTCAACGGCACGCTGCTGGGCTGGGGCGAGCGCACCGGCAACGCGCCGCTGGAGGGCCTGCTCATGGACTATATCGCCATGCACGGCGGCGACACCTGTGGTATCGACACGACGATCATCACGGACGTGGCGCGTTATTATCACGATGACCTCGGCGATCCGATCTCGCCCAATCAGCCTTTTGTCGGGCGTGATTTCAATACAACGCGCGCGGGCATTCATGCGGACGGCGCGATCAAGAACGAGCGCATTTACAATATTTTTGACACCGGCAGGCTGCTCAACCGCCCGATGTCCGTAGCGGTCACCGATAAATCCGGCACAGCAGGCATCGCTTTTTGGATCAACGAGCGTTTTCGCCTGCCCGAGGAGAGAAAAATTGCTAAAGACGATCCGCGTC belongs to Candidatus Margulisiibacteriota bacterium and includes:
- a CDS encoding histone-lysine N-methyltransferase, coding for MVKKEKKYKLRDVAEPNLYENYFEYSKVPVIEFEKKTVPTLRLKDTWITDTTFRDGQQSRPPYDVEQIVQLYKFLHKLSGEHGVIRQSEFFLYTDKDKKAVEKCLELGYKFPEVTGWIRAVKEDFKLVKAMGLKETGILTSSSDYHIFLKLKKNRRQVLEDYLAVVDAALEEGVQPRCHFEDITRADFVGFVLPFAQALMERSRQAKIPIKIRACDTLGLGLPYPNAPLPRSVPKIFHALRQEAGVPAELLEWHGHNDFHKVLINATTAWLYGCAAVNGTLLGWGERTGNAPLEGLLMDYIAMHGGDTCGIDTTIITDVARYYHDDLGDPISPNQPFVGRDFNTTRAGIHADGAIKNERIYNIFDTGRLLNRPMSVAVTDKSGTAGIAFWINERFRLPEERKIAKDDPRLQRIYKWVMAQYAKDRVSTISEAELIDQTKKNLPSLFHSDLEGLKKKGSRLAIAVINSLADKYRAELLTLDPAVIEPILQDFCASEAFIKLIYVVDPQGHKLTRNITQPEDETKY